From a region of the Impatiens glandulifera chromosome 4, dImpGla2.1, whole genome shotgun sequence genome:
- the LOC124934116 gene encoding SEC1 family transport protein SLY1-like — protein sequence MALNLRQRQTECIARMLNLNQPLNSSGMANEDVYKILIYDKFCQDILSPLIHVKDLRKHGVTLYFLIDKDRKPVHDVPAVYFVQSTQLNIQRIVADASRSLYDTFHLNFSSSIPRPLLEDLASGTLSSDSTQRISKVHDQYLEFVTLEDNLFSLAYKNCYVQLNDPSAGDREIEEIIEKIVSGLFCTLATLAVVPIIRCPRGGPAEMVASLLDQRLRDHLLAKNNLFTEGGNFSSSFQRPILCIFDRNFELSVAIQHDFRYRPLVHDVLGLKLNSLSVPGEKGGIKTYELDRSDPFWAANGSLEFPEVAVEIESQLNKYKKDVEDVNRRTGGNDGAEFDGTDLVGNTKHLMNAVNSLPELTERKQVIDKHTNIATALLGQIKDRSLDSYAKKENDMMIKGNIDKTELISVLKGKGTNVDKLRFAIMYLISSETIPQFEVESVETALRESEIDTSAFQYVKKMKSLNVSLASANSASRSNIVDWAEKLYGQSISAVTAGVKNLLSSDHQLALSRTVEALMEGKPNPEIDSYLVLDPRAPKSSGGSSGGHLKGPFKEGIVFMIGGGNYVEYGSLQELAQRQQQSVKHVIYGTTEMLTGAEFVEQLAVLGNKMGLGGGAGAGASSS from the exons ATGGCACTCAATCTCCGGCAGAGACAGACCG AATGTATTGCGAGAATGTTGAATCTGAATCAACCGCTTAATTCAAGTGGAATGGcgaatgaagatgtttataagATCTTGATTTACGATAAATTCTGTCAGGACATTCTATCTCCTTTGATCCATGTTAAGGATCTTCGTAAGCACGGTGTTACTCTTTACTTCCTCATCGATAAAGATCGTAAGCCTGTTCACGACGTCCCTGCTGTTTACTTCGTTCAATCGACTCAGTTGAACATTCAGCGAATTGTGGCCGATGCTTCACGATCTCTTTATGACACCTTCCACCTCAATTTCTCATCATCAATACCTCGTCCGTTGCTTGAGGATCTCGCATCAGGTACTCTCAGTTCGGATTCAACTCAGAGGATCTCTAAGGTACACGATCAATACTTGGAGTTTGTAACCCTAGAAGATAATTTGTTTTCGCTTGCTTATAAAAACTGCTATGTCCAATTGAATGATCCTTCAGCTGGTGATCGTGAAATTGAGgaaattattgagaaaattgTTAGTGGTTTATTCTGTACACTTGCTACCCTAGCTGTTGTCCCTATAATTAGATGCCCTAGGGGTGGTCCTGCTGAGATGGTAGCTTCTCTGTTAGATCAGAGATTACGTGATCATCTCTTAGCCAAGAACAATCTCTTCACTGAAGGTGGAAACTTTTCCAGTTCATTTCAAAGACCAATTTTATGTATATTCGATAGAAACTTCGAGTTATCAGTAGCCATACAGCATGATTTCAGGTATAGGCCACTTGTTCACGATGTTCTTGGCTTGAAGCTTAATAGTCTAAGCGTGCCCGGTGAAAAGGGAGGAATTAAAACCTACGAACTCGATCGATCCGACCCATTCTGGGCAGCAAATGGATCGCTTGAATTCCCAGAAGTCGCAGTCGAGATCGAATCACAACTGAATAAATACAAGAAAGACGTTGAAGATGTCAATAGAAGAACAGGAGGAAACGATGGTGCTGAATTCGACGGCACAGATTTAGTCGGCAACACTAAGCATTTAATGAACGCGGTAAATTCACTCCCCGAGTTAACCGAGCGTAAACAGGTAATCGATAAACACACAAACATTGCCACAGCATTACTTGGACAAATCAAAGACAGGTCTCTCGATTCCTACGCCAAAAAAGAGAACGACATGATGATTAAAGGAAACATCGACAAAACCGAACTCATCAGCGTTCTCAAAGGAAAAGGAACGAATGTCGACAAGCTACGTTTCGCCATCATGTACCTAATATCATCCGAAACCATTCCTCAATTTGAAGTAGAATCCGTCGAAACAGCTCTCAGGGAATCCGAAATCGACACCAGCGCGTTTCAATACGTTAAAAAGATGAAATCGTTAAACGTATCTTTAGCCTCGGCTAACTCCGCGAGTAGAAGCAACATCGTGGATTGGGCGGAGAAGCTTTACGGGCAGTCGATAAGTGCGGTTACTGCGGGCGTGAAGAATCTGTTATCGAGCGACCATCAACTCGCACTTTCGAGGACTGTCGAGGCTTTAATGGAAGGGAAACCGAACCCCGAAATCGATTCGTACCTCGTATTGGATCCTCGTGCTCCTAAATCTTCTGGGGGGTCGAGTGGGGGTCATTTGAAGGGGCCTTTTAAGGAGGGGATTGTGTTTATGATTGGAGGAGGGAATTATGTGGAGTATGGAAGTTTGCAAGAGCTAGCCCAAAGGCAGCAGCAATCTGTTAAACATGTTATCTATGGAACCACGGAAATGCTAACCGGGGCTGAATTTGTCGAGCAACTTGCGGTTTTGGGTAACAAAATGGGATTAGGTGGCGGTGCTGGTGCTGGGGCTTCGTCGAGCTAA
- the LOC124936502 gene encoding damage-control phosphatase At2g17340-like translates to MESSGELVPFPLLLTPIESNYRACTIPYRFPSDNPKKPTPTEIQWIDLFLNSIPSFRKRAESDDTVPDAPSRAEKFAQRYTEILEDLKKDPESHGGPPDCILLCRLREQILRELGFRDIFKKVKDEENAKAISLFEGVIHLNDAIEDDAKRVENLIRGIFAGNIFDLGSAQLAELFSKDGMSFLASCQNLLPRPWVLDDLDTFIHNWGKKSWKKAVIFVDNSGADIVLGILPFARELLRRGTQVVLAANDLPSINDVTYPELVEIISKLKGKNGDLVGVDTSNLLISNSANDLPVIDLTMVSQELAYLASDADLVILEGMGRGIETNLYAQLKCDSLKIGMVYFIVLNRSISSFMCLGCKCMLNVIERCCL, encoded by the exons ATGGAAAGCTCTGGAGAGTTGGTGCCATTTCCGCTTTTGCTGACACCGATAGAGTCCAACTACAGGGCATGTACTATCCCTTACAGATTTCCATCTGATAATCCCAAGAAACCGACTCCAACCGAGATCCAATGGATTGATCTCTTCCTCAATTCCATCCCGTCTTTCCG AAAACGGGCGGAGAGCGATGACACAGTTCCCGATGCTCCATCTAGAGCTGAGAAATTTGCTCAGAG GTATACTGAAATCCTGGAGGACCTTAAGAAGGATCCTGAAAGCCATGGTGGGCCACCTGATTGCATT CTACTTTGTAGACTTCGTGAGCAGATACTTAGAGAACTGGGATTCAGGGACATATTCAAGAAAGTTAAG GATGAAGAAAATGCCAAGGCAATATCCTTGTTTGAGGGTGTAATTCATCTTAATGACGCCATTGAAGATGATGCCAAACGTGTGGAGAATCTTATTAGAGGAATATTTGCTGGCAACATATTTGACCTTGGTTCAGCACAG CTTGCAGAATTATTTTCCAAGGATGGGATGTCCTTCTTGGCTAGCTGTCAAAATCTTCTCCCAAGGCCATGGGTGCTAGATGATTTGGACACTTTTATACATAATTGGGGGAAGAAATCATGGAAAAAG GCAGTTATTTTTGTTGATAATTCTGGTGCAGATATTGTCTTAGGTATTCTACCATTTGCAAGGGAGCTCCTACGACGTGGAACACAG GTTGTCTTGGCTGCGAATGACTTGCCCTCAATAAATGACGTCACTTATCCTGAGTTAGTTGAGATCATATCCAAG TTGAAGGGCAAAAATGGTGATCTTGTAGGTGTAGATACCTCCAATCTTTTGATCTCGAATTCTGCCAACGATTTGCCT GTTATTGATTTGACAATGGTGTCTCAAGAACTCGCTTATCTGGCAAGTGACGCCGACCTTGTTATTTTGGAAGGAATg GGGCGTGGAATTGAGACAAATCTTTATGCGCAACTGAAATGTGATTCCCTCAAGATTGGAATggtatattttatagttttaaatCGCTCGATTTCAAGTTTTATGTGTTTAGGATGCAAATGTATGTTAAATGTCATTGAACGTTGTTGTCTTTAA
- the LOC124935857 gene encoding pentatricopeptide repeat-containing protein At4g38150, protein MLRQGLKAKSSFCFCNLKLNLHQSRFTPTPSLFRIFSFIHSDNGDARRPRFNSRELPNRDNDNDGRRPSSGYESKHRGLREVDDEISGLKTRVLPSESSSTGSQLGQEFLEKFRLGFDKGEKNDSRVSETSSILNENQASPPPDADEIFKKMKETGLIPNAVAMLDGLCKDGLVQEAMKLFGLMREKGTMPEVVIYTAVVEGFCKAQKLDEAMRIFRKMQKNGISPNAFSYTVFIKGLYEGNQLEDAVELCLEMLEAGHSPNMATFVAIVDCFCREKGVEEAQRAIGELRQKGCCFDERAVKDYLEKKGPYLAIVWEAIFGKKNQERPF, encoded by the coding sequence ATGTTGAGGCAAGGATTGAAAGCCAAATCATCGTTTTGCTTTTGCAATCTTAAATTAAACCTACATCAATCTCGATTCACTCCAACGCCGTCCCTGTTCCGCATCTTCAGCTTCATCCATAGCGACAATGGAGACGCCAGACGGCCACGATTCAACTCTAGAGAACTACCCAATCGCGATAACGATAACGACGGACGAAGACCCAGCTCCGGTTATGAATCAAAACATCGAGGGTTACGTGAGGTAGATGACGAAATCAGTGGCTTGAAGACTCGTGTTTTACCTTCTGAGTCATCTTCGACGGGTAGTCAGCTGGGACAGGAGTTTCTTGAGAAATTCAGACTTGGGTTTGATAAAGGTGAAAAAAATGATTCAAGGGTTTCAGAAACTTCTTCAATTCTCAACGAGAACCAAGCTTCTCCTCCTCCTGATGCAGATGAAATCttcaagaaaatgaaggaaactGGTTTAATTCCAAATGCAGTAGCAATGCTTGATGGTCTCTGTAAGGATGGGTTGGTTCAAGAAGCTATGAAGCTGTTTGGTTTGATGAGAGAAAAAGGGACTATGCCTGAGGTTGTAATATACACTGCAGTTGTTGAAGGTTTCTGTAAAGCACAAAAACTGGATGAGGCCATGAGGATTTTCAGAAAGATGCAGAAAAATGGAATTTCACCTAATGCATTCAGCTACACAGTGTTCATCAAGGGATTATACGAAGGGAATCAGTTGGAAGATGCTGTTGAGCTTTGTTTAGAGATGTTGGAGGCTGGGCATTCGCCAAATATGGCTACGTTTGTGGCCATTGTTGATTGTTTTTGTAGGGAAAAGGGTGTTGAAGAAGCTCAACGTGCCATTGGAGAATTGAGGCAGAAAGGATGTTGTTTCGATGAAAGAGCTGTTAAAGACTATTTGGAGAAGAAAGGGCCATACTTGGCGATTGTATGGGAGGCGATTTTTGGGAAGAAGAATCAGGAAAGGCCTTTCTGA
- the LOC124935797 gene encoding ankyrin repeat domain-containing protein 2A-like has translation MASDSQKDVPASASKDETSGTAEVNVKSESSSSGTQSGQRRPSPVEAGFAGNPFDFSAMSGLLNDPSIKELAEQIAKDPSFNQMAEQLQKTFQGAAVEDGFPQFDQQEYYSTMQQVMQNPQFMSMAEHLGNALMQDPSMSTMLESFSNPVNKDQLEERMSKIKDDPTLKPIMDEIEKGGPAAMMRYWNDKDVLKKLGEAMGLPVAGDTGSSGVTREPEEADGDEDESAVHHTASVGDVEGLKNALASGADMNEEDSEGRTALHFACGYGETKCAQILLEAGAVVDALDKNKNTALHYAAGYGRNECVALLLEHGAAVTLQNLDGKTPIDVAKLNNQHEVLELLEKDVFL, from the exons ATGGCTTCTGATTCGCAGAAGGATGTCCCTGCTTCTGCTAGCAAGG ATGAAACCAGTGGCACAGCTGAGGTTAATGTCAAGTCTGAGTCATCTTCTTCAGGGACACAATCTGGACAGAGAAGGCCATCCCCTGTAGAAGCAGGGTTTGCTGGAAATCCTTTTGATTTCTCAGCTATGTCTGGTCTACTGAAT GATCCCAGCATTAAGGAGTTGGCTGAACAGATAGCTAAAGACCCATCATTTAACCAAATGGCTGAGCAGCTGCAGAAGACCTTTCAGGGTGCGGCAGTTGAAGACGGGTTTCCTCAGTTTGACCAACAAGAATACTACTCCACTATGCAGCAGGTTATGCAGAATCCACAATTTATGTCAATGGCCGAGCATCTCGGTAATGCGCTAATGCAG GATCCTTCCATGTCTACCATGCTCGAGAGCTTTTCAAATCCTGTAAATAAAGACCAGCTTGAAGAAAGAATGTCCAAAATCAAAGATGATCCAACATTAAAACCAATCATGGACGAGATAGAGAAAGGAGGTCCAGCTGCTATGATGAG GTACTGGAATGACAAAGATGTTCTTAAGAAGTTAGGTGAAGCTATGGGTCTTCCAGTTGCAGGAGACACTGGTAGCTCGGGTGTGACTCGTGAACCAGAAGAAGCGGATGGAGATGAAGATGAATCAGCTGTTCATCACACTGCTAGTGTTGGTGATGTAGAG ggtttgaaaaatGCATTGGCCTCTGGAGCAGACATGAATGAAGAGGATTCCGAGGGAAGGACCGCATTGCATTTTGCATGTGGATACGGTGAG ACTAAATGCGCTCAAATCCTTCTTGAGGCTGGAGCAGTTGTGGATGCTTTAGATAAGAATAAAAACACAGCACTTCACTATGCAGCTGGTTATGGGAGGAACGAATGTGTTGCTCTTCTTCTGGAACACGGGGCTGCTGT CACGCTCCAGAATTTGGATGGGAAGACGCCGATTGATGTGGCCAAGCTGAACAACCAGCACGAGGTACTGGAGCTGCTGGAAAAGGATGTTTTTCTTTAA